Proteins encoded by one window of Diachasmimorpha longicaudata isolate KC_UGA_2023 chromosome 20, iyDiaLong2, whole genome shotgun sequence:
- the LOC135171493 gene encoding odorant receptor Or1-like isoform X1, which translates to MKTSDYQPLNAFKLNLTVWKYAGIWPAGVKSQSLRYLYYIYNSISPTIWFGSFFVLQFIHIIQVIADLEQVMHSIYLMISYCAMACKYHSILWYRRRLETLFDSLNDPVFKPRLPSHVDVMNESMRIVRRDSIIFLSSGICATIFWTFWPLIDRKSEDNELAYQMWCPLDISQSPTFEIVYTYQTIAITYNTMFNTMTDTVICGLLKMMSGHLDVLIEDYGMIFEDMFICPGEETPRTVAGKKLVELGKGKGEGKTSAEGVRAVQGRQIQKSDDEGRDLVIPPVIVPQLSQTDLKTRVSSCVKLALAVEGFANEVKDIFQAGILVQFIASCLIVCASLFALTILPTKSFQFFSLAQYLACMLIQIFLYCWRGNEVSLKFSDLSDAIYMCDWTTCDGKFRRSMDIIMSRSQKPVILLIGGLFSLSVETFISILKSAYSFFMFFKEVKQQMSN; encoded by the exons ATGAAGACGAGCGATTATCAACCCCTCAACGCATTCAAACTCAACTTGACGGTGTGGAAATACGCGGGGATCTGGCCGGCGGGGGTGAAAAGCCAATCCCTTCG GTATCTCTACTATATTTATAACTCGATATCACCGACGATCTGGTTCGGTTCGTTCTTCGTTCTTCAGTTCATTCACATCATTCAGGTGATCGCGGATTTGGAACAAGTGATGCACTCGATATATTTGATGATTTCGTACTGTGCCATGGCGTGTAAATATCATTCGATCCTGTGGTATCGAAGGAGACTCGAGACGCTGTTCGATAGTCTGAATGATCCGGTTTTTAAGCCGCGGCTGCCGTCGCACGTCGACGTTATGAATGAGTCTATGAGGATCGTCAGGAGGGACTCGATCATCTTCTTATCGTCAGGCATCTGCGCGACTATCTTCTGGACCTTCTGGCCCTTGATCGATAGAAAATCAGAG GATAACGAATTAGCGTATCAGATGTGGTGTCCCTTGGACATATCCCAGTCGCCGACGTTCGAGATCGTCTACACTTATCAGACAATCGCTATCACGTACAATACGATGTTCAATACAATGACGGATACCGTCATCTGTGGACTCCTGAAGATGATGTCAGGACATCTGGATGTTCTGATTGAGGATTATGGTATGATCTTCGAGGACATGTTCATCTGTCCAGGGGAGGAAACACCGAGAACTGTCGCAGGAAAAAAGCTCGTGGAACTGGGGAAGGGTAAGGGGGAGGGTAAGACGTCGGCGGAGGGGGTGAGGGCAGTTCAAGGACGCCAGATCCAGAAATCTGATGACGAAGGGAGAGACCTGGTGATACCACCGGTTATCGTCCCTCAGCTTTCGCAGACGGACTTGAAGACGAGGGTCTCCAGCTGCGTGAAGCTAGCCCTCGCTGTGGAGGG ATTCGCGAATGAAGTCAAGGATATCTTTCAAGCCGGCATTCTAGTCCAATTCATCGCAAGCTGTCTCATCGTTTGTGCCAGTCTCTTTGCTTTGACTATT CTGCCAACGAAGAGCTTTCAGTTCTTCTCCCTCGCGCAGTACCTCGCCTGCATGCTGATACAGATATTTTTGTACTGCTGGAGGGGTAACGAGGTGTCGCTGAAG TTCAGTGACCTATCGGACGCTATTTACATGTGCGATTGGACGACGTGCGACGGAAAGTTCCGGCGGTCAATGGACATTATCATGAGTCGATCACAGAAGCCAGTGATATTGCTGATTGGGGGCCTGTTCTCGTTATCAGTTGAAACCTTCATATCG ATTCTCAAGTCAGCGTATTCGTTCTTCATGTTCTTTAAAGAAGTCAAACAGCAGATGTCAAACTGA
- the LOC135171493 gene encoding odorant receptor Or1-like isoform X2, which yields MKMVDILAVDSTFSSVKSSSRDNELAYQMWCPLDISQSPTFEIVYTYQTIAITYNTMFNTMTDTVICGLLKMMSGHLDVLIEDYGMIFEDMFICPGEETPRTVAGKKLVELGKGKGEGKTSAEGVRAVQGRQIQKSDDEGRDLVIPPVIVPQLSQTDLKTRVSSCVKLALAVEGFANEVKDIFQAGILVQFIASCLIVCASLFALTILPTKSFQFFSLAQYLACMLIQIFLYCWRGNEVSLKFSDLSDAIYMCDWTTCDGKFRRSMDIIMSRSQKPVILLIGGLFSLSVETFISILKSAYSFFMFFKEVKQQMSN from the exons GATAACGAATTAGCGTATCAGATGTGGTGTCCCTTGGACATATCCCAGTCGCCGACGTTCGAGATCGTCTACACTTATCAGACAATCGCTATCACGTACAATACGATGTTCAATACAATGACGGATACCGTCATCTGTGGACTCCTGAAGATGATGTCAGGACATCTGGATGTTCTGATTGAGGATTATGGTATGATCTTCGAGGACATGTTCATCTGTCCAGGGGAGGAAACACCGAGAACTGTCGCAGGAAAAAAGCTCGTGGAACTGGGGAAGGGTAAGGGGGAGGGTAAGACGTCGGCGGAGGGGGTGAGGGCAGTTCAAGGACGCCAGATCCAGAAATCTGATGACGAAGGGAGAGACCTGGTGATACCACCGGTTATCGTCCCTCAGCTTTCGCAGACGGACTTGAAGACGAGGGTCTCCAGCTGCGTGAAGCTAGCCCTCGCTGTGGAGGG ATTCGCGAATGAAGTCAAGGATATCTTTCAAGCCGGCATTCTAGTCCAATTCATCGCAAGCTGTCTCATCGTTTGTGCCAGTCTCTTTGCTTTGACTATT CTGCCAACGAAGAGCTTTCAGTTCTTCTCCCTCGCGCAGTACCTCGCCTGCATGCTGATACAGATATTTTTGTACTGCTGGAGGGGTAACGAGGTGTCGCTGAAG TTCAGTGACCTATCGGACGCTATTTACATGTGCGATTGGACGACGTGCGACGGAAAGTTCCGGCGGTCAATGGACATTATCATGAGTCGATCACAGAAGCCAGTGATATTGCTGATTGGGGGCCTGTTCTCGTTATCAGTTGAAACCTTCATATCG ATTCTCAAGTCAGCGTATTCGTTCTTCATGTTCTTTAAAGAAGTCAAACAGCAGATGTCAAACTGA
- the LOC135171442 gene encoding uncharacterized protein LOC135171442, with amino-acid sequence MNTPKGPAEAQPRVWPQWAAALIIHVLAVIVGLAIGSTSPFLAKLTRGDGPIIITDHQASWMASLVSITRPIGAVIAAIVARKFGSKMAVLIGGIPHAIAWSCLLKDNSVVWIYGSRIMSGFGLGMYYSTFPLYIGEISTPRIRGALISFVVQGLAIGTLLGNVLGAYVDMTTFAVISLILTAIFFFSFLFFPDSPYYLVSNDRVDEAEKALMWFSCRRDVKDAVEGLKGFVGLQPGLTFTESFRQLTVPVNRKVVVIVLLVYVLMQMAGLFTIALYMEILLISLKVDVLPPSLVVVLAGVVAMVASLLSMYTSDRFGRRVMLVTSCVGVTTTLFLLGVNCLLIRGGDNDPNLQWVSIIAMILYQFSVYIGMLPVSNCLMGELFPPQLREIGPCLANVTSGAFAFIMSKSYQPILNSTSEEFVFWFHAVFAFVMIIFTVRVVPETKGKSLREIQELMRDGGSTDAIVFKTKMEVVEAMVEVDGARGALSGPDGALALAPTRRHPGLRPSGLLQRHVSPWALDYRRIPRLIVRFVVHLLAVLDGLVGGWTSPYLAKLTTGRESLTITRDEASWIASLYLASQPVGSIFAAVIVRKVGARKAVLWAGVPHAVGWLCFLVYESVPLIYLARILNGSGFGMYYSTFPLYIGEIGNPKIRGSLVGVVAQGTGIGYLIGNVLGAFLTMKMFAVVGFTMSCVFMLSFFLIPDSSHYLVMRNRLKEAEESLRWYNCKTDVSEELQDLMAFIGEPRRMTIREMCQAVLGPVNRRIVMIVIGVHVMMHLSGVYVVSMYLEILVSRLKIDVMLPSSVVILVSIAAIAGGLATTYTNDRVGRQTMMAVAAFGLSAIFILIGVNFLLVKCGYDMSAVQWLIVIEFMVLLFLVNVGLAIVPCCLVSEIFPPEIKEFGSCIVNVTSAIAAFTSGKSYQPILDATSEEFMFFFYASILFGMFIYTIVVVPETKGKSLQEIQDMLMRRDQGKVKVGN; translated from the exons ATGAATACTCCGAAGGGCCCAGCCGAGGCCCAGCCGAGGGTCTGGCCCCAGTGGGCCGCCGCATTGATAA TTCATGTCCTCGCGGTTATCGTCGGTCTGGCCATAGGCTCGACGTCGCCCTTCTTAGCCAAGTTAACGAGGGGCGACGGGCCCATAATTATCACGGATCATCAGGCCTCGTGGATGGCGTCATTAGTCAGTATCACACGGCCCATTGGCGCCGTCATCGCTGCAATCGTCGCTCGTAAATTCGGATCCAAAATGGCGGTTCTCATCGGCGGAATTCCTCACGCCATCGCCTGGTCGTGTTTGTTAAAAGACAATTCAGTTGTCTGGATCTATGGATCCAGGATCATGAGTGGATTCGGCCTGGGAATGTACTACAGTACTTTCCCTCTTTACATCGGTGAGATATCGACACCCAGGATCAGAGGTGCGCTGATCAGTTTCGTTGTTCAGGGCCTGGCGATTGGGACCCTATTGGGAAATGTCTTGGGGGCTTACGTTGACATGACGACCTTCGCTGTCATCAGCCTCATCTTGACGGCCATATTCTTCTTCTCGTTTCTGTTCTTCCCGGACAGTCCGTATTATCTCGTCAGCAACGACAGGGTCGACGAGGCGGAGAAGGCCCTGATGTGGTTCAGCTGCCGGAGGGACGTCAAGGACGCGGTGGAGGGGTTGAAGGGATTCGTGGGCCTGCAGCCGGGCCTTACCTTCACGGAATCGTTCAGGCAGCTGACGGTGCCGGTCAATCGGAAGGTCGTCGTAATCGTTCTGCTTGTCTACGTCCTGATGCAGATGGCCGGCCTCTTCACCATCGCCCTTTACATGGAAATCCTTCTTATCAGTCTCAAGGTCGACGTTCTTCCGCCATCTTTGGTGGTGGTACTCGCTGGAGTCGTCGCGATGGTGGCCAGTTTGTTGTCGATGTACACGAGCGATCGATTCGGCCGGAGGGTTATGCTCGTCACTTCCTGCGTCGGGGTGACGACGACGTTGTTCCTGTTGGGGGTGAACTGTCTGCTGATTAGGGGTGGGGATAATGATCCTAATTTGCAGTGGGTGAGTATTATCGCGATGATATTGTATCAGTTCTCGGTGTATATTGGAATGCTGCCCGTTTCCAATTGCCTCATGGGGGAGCTTTTTCCGCCCCAGCTCAGGGAGATTGGGCCTTGTCTGGCGAATGTTACGTCAGGGGCCTTTGCGTTTATTATGAGCAAGAGCTATCAGCCGATACTCAACTCGACGTCTGAAGAATTTGTGTTCTGGTTTCATgcggttttcgcgtttgttatgattatttttacgGTGAGAGTCGTGCCGGAGACGAAGGGTAAGTCCCTTCGGGAAATTCAGGAGTTGATGCGCGATGGCGGATCGACTGATGCGATTGTGTTCAAGACGAAGATG GAAGTTGTTGAGGCGATGGTGGAGGTTGACGGGGCCCGAGGGGCCCTGTCGGGGCCTGATGGG GCCCTGGCCCTGGCCCCGACGAG AAGACATCCAGGTTTAAGGCCCAGTGGCTTGCTGCAGCGACACGTAAGTCCTTGGGCCCTAGACTATCGTAGAATTCCGCGGTTGATTGTTCGTTTTGTAGTTCATCTACTCGCCGTCCTCGACGGACTCGTCGGCGGGTGGACGTCGCCTTATTTAGCGAAGTTGACGACCGGAAGGGAATCGTTGACCATCACCAGGGATGAGGCGTCCTGGATCGCATCGTTGTACCTCGCGTCACAGCCCGTTGGGTCCATCTTTGCTGCGGTGATCGTGCGGAAGGTCGGCGCTAGGAAGGCCGTACTCTGGGCTGGAGTTCCTCATGCCGTCGGGTGGTTGTGCTTCCTGGTTTATGAATCCGTTCCGCTGATCTATCTGGCGAGGATTCTGAATGGATCTGGGTTTGGGATGTACTATAGTACGTTTCCACTTTATATCGGGGAGATTGGAAACCCGAAGATCAGGGGAAGTCTCGTTGGTGTCGTCGCTCAGGGAACGGGGATCGGATATCTGATTGGAAATGTCTTGGGAGCGTTTCTCACGATGAAGATGTTCGCGGTTGTTGGGTTCACGATGTCATGTGTGTTCATGTTGTCGTTCTTCCTCATTCCGGATAGCTCGCATTACCTGGTGATGAGGAACCGGCTGAAGGAGGCGGAGGAGTCGTTGAGGTGGTACAATTGTAAGACAGATGTCAGCGAGGAACTTCAGGACTTGATGGCGTTCATCGGGGAACCGAGGCGGATGACAATCAGAGAGATGTGTCAGGCGGTCTTGGGACCGGTCAACAGGAGAATTGTCATGATTGTCATTGGGGTTCATGTGATGATGCATCTCAGTGGGGTTTATGTTGTCTCGATGTATCTGGAGATCCTGGTGAGCCGCCTCAAGATCGATGTCATGCTGCCATCGTCGGTTGTCATTCTGGTGTCAATCGCTGCCATTGCCGGTGGGCTTGCCACGACTTATACGAATGATCGTGTTGGAAGGCAGACGATGATGGCAGTTGCGGCTTTTGGACTGTCTGCCATCTTCATTTTGATCGGCGTCAACTTTCTCCTGGTCAAATGTGGATATGACATGTCGGCGGTTCAATGGCTGattgttattgaatttatgGTACTGTTGTTTCTCGTGAATGTGGGACTTGCTATCGTTCCTTGTTGTTTGGTGAGCGAAATATTCCCACCGGAAATCAAGGAATTTGGGTCTTGTATTGTTAATGTCACGAGTGCGATCGCAGCTTTTACATCGGGGAAAAGCTATCAGCCGATACTGGATGCGACGTCTGAGGAGTTTATGTTCTTTTTTTATGCTTCGATTTTATTCGGAATGTTTATTTATACGATTGTCGTTGTTCCGGAGACGAAAGGAAAGTCGCTTCAAGAGATTCAGGACATGTTGATGAGGAGAGATCAAGGGAAAGTGAAGGTGGGGAATTGA